The genomic segment GGACTTGCTATAGATATTTTAATAGCGTCAAAATCTTTATTAGTTTGGGAGTTTAAGTAATTAAACACAGATTATTACCTCTATAAATATTTTAAATTGTTACTAATTATTCTTTTTCTATTATTTCCATATTCAGACCTAATGATCTAATCTCTTTTATCATAACTTTAAACGATTCTGGTAATCCAACTTCGAATGAATTTTCTCCTCTAATAATCGCTTCATAAGCTTTGATTCTACCTGACACATCATCTGATTTGACCGTTAAAATTTCTTGCAATGTGTAAGCAGCTCCATATGCTTGTAGCGCCCAACATTCCATTTCACCAAATCTTTGACCACCAAAATGTGATTTTCCTCCAAGTGGTTGCTGAGTAACCAAGCTATATGGCCCAATTGACCTTGCATGAATTTTATTATCAACCAAGTGATCAAGTTTCATCATGTATATGTAACCTACAGTTACTTTTCTATCAAAATACTCTCCTGTTCTACCATCCCTTAACTTAACTTGCCCAGATTTTTCTAATCCTGCTTTTTCTAAAATATTATTTATTTCACTTTCCTTAGCACCATCAAAAACTGGAGTTGCAAATTTTACGCCTTTTGAAATATCTCGAGCCAAATCTAGCAAATCATCACCTTTTAGTTCATCAATGTAACTTTTAACTTTCTTACTATTTTTTTGCTGAATATCGTAAATTTCTTTTATCTTATTTCTTAGCTCTAGCTCATTTGATGCTTGATAATCCTTCAAACTTTTCTCCAAAATTGATGAAACTTTCTTACCTAAAGCAACAGAGGCCCAGCCTAGATGTGTTTCTAAAATTTGCCCTATGTTCATCCTTGATGGCACACCAAGTGGATTTAATACTATATCTACAGGTTGGCCATCTTCTAAAAATGGCATTTCCTCTATTGGAACTATCTTTGATACAACCCCCTTATTTCCATGCCTACCAGCCATTTTATCACCAGGTTGTATTTTTAATTTATTTGCTACATAAATCTTTATAATTTTCAACACACCTTGCGGTAAATCATCACCACTTTGTAACTTTTCAACTCTATGTTTGTACTTTTTTTCAAGCTTTTTCAAATAGTTGTCGTAAAATTCTTCTAATTTTCTAACTTCATTTTTGGCTTCTTCATCTTCAATTTCTAATGATAATAAATCTTTATTAGCTAGATTATCAAAAAATTCATTATCAATAATCACATTGCTTCCAGCCTTAATTTTAATTTTTTTACCCAACAAAATCCCCTTTACTCTGCTAAATACATAATCTTCAATAATTTTAATTTCATCATCTTTATCTTTGGAAAATTTTTCAATCTCATTTCTTTCAATTGAAATAGCCCTTTCATCTTTTTGCACTCCTCGCTTAGTAAATATTTTAACGTCAACTACCACTCCTTTTTCACCAGGAGGAACTCTCAACGATGAATTTCTTACGTCCGCAGCTTTTTCTCCAAAAATTGCTCTTAATAACTTTTCTTCTGGAGTTAATGGCGATTCAGTCTTTGGTGTAACCTTACCAACTAGTATATCACCAGGATTTACTTCCGCTCCAATATTTACTATTCCAGTTTCATCAAGCTGATTTAGATTTTCTTCATTTAAATTAGGTATATCTCTAGTAATTTCCTCAGGTCCTAATCTTGTATCCCTCGCTACTACTTCATATTCGTTGATATGAACCGATGTATAAACATCCTCTTTTATTAGACGTTCAGATAATAAAATAGAATCCTCAAAATTGTAGCCGTTCCATGGCATAAACGCTACTAATATATTCTTCCCCAAAGCCAACTCTCCCATATCAGTGGAAGCTCCATCCGCAAGAATATCTCCAGCCTTAACAAATTCACCAACCTTTACAATTGGTCTTTGATTTATACATGTACCCTGGTTTGACTTATAATGCTTAATTAAAGTATATATATCCACCCCTGATATATCACTTTCTTGAGTATCTTTTACTTTTATAACAATCCTTTTGGAATCTACTTGATCTATAATTCCACTTCTTTTAGCTAAAATTACTGTTCCAGAATCACAAGCTACCACTTTTTCCATTCCCGTTCCAATAAAAGGCGCTTCATTTTTAATCAATGGAACCGCTTGCCTTTGCATGTTTGACCCCATCAAAGCCCTATTTGCATCATCGTTTTCTAAAAATGGAATTAACGACGCAGCAACTGAAACTAATTGTTGTGGCGAAACATCTATTAAATCAACTTCCCCCCTAGAAACACTTACTACCTCACCTTTTTTATGACATACAACTACCTCATCCACTATCCTTCCTTCTTCATCCAATGCTATACTGGATTTTGCAATATAGTATCTTTCTTCTTCAATTGCAGTCAGTTGAATAATTTCTTCAGTAACATACCCATCTTTAACTTTGCGATAAGGACTTTCTATAAATCCATATTTATCAATATCGGCATAGGTCGCCAGTGAACTAATCAAACCTATGTTTTGACCCTCAGGAGTTTCAATAGGACATATTCTACTATAATGAGTTGCGTGCACGTCTCGCACTTCAAACCCCGCCCTTTCTCTAGTCAAGCCTCCAGGCCCAAGAGCTGATAATCTTCTTTTATGTGTAATTTCAGCTAATGGATTTGTTTGATCCATAAATTGTGAAAGTTGCGAAATACCAAAAAATTCTCTGATATAACTCATTAGCGTTTTTGAATTTACCAAATCATGAGGCATAATATTATCTATTTCTACAGATGACATTCTGTCAAGAATAGATTTTTGCATTTTTACAAGCCCCATGCGAAATTGATTCTCTACCAACTCACCCACAGATCTAACTCTCCTATTTGCGAGACTATCAATATCATCTACGCCACCATTACCGCATTTTAACTGCAACAAATGCTTAACAACAACAACTATATCATCTTTGGTAAGAGCAGTATTGTCACTATGAATGTTTAAATCATGTTTTTTATTAATTTTCATTCTCCCAACCGGCGAAAGATCATATTTTTCATTATCGAAAAACATATTTTCAAAAAGTTGTTTAGCAACCTCAGGTGTAGATGGTTCACCTGGTCTTAGCACCTTATATATATCTGCCAATGCCTGATCTTCATCTTTATTTTTATCCAACACCATCGTGTCTCTCATAAAACTACCTGAGTCAACATTATTGATATCAAGAGTATATATTTCATTAATCCCTAAAGCCTTAACATCATCAACAACCTCTTGCGTCACCTCTTGAGTAGATTCATGTAATACCTCTCCTGTTTTAGGATTAACTATATCTTTGGCTAAAAATTTTCTTTTTATTTCATCTTCACTTGCAATGTAATTTCTTTTTACTTTATTCTCTTCAAAAGTTTTCAATAATCTTGGAGTTACTCTAATACCTTTTTCAAAAATAATATCCCCTGTATTAGCATCTACTATATTTTCCTCTATCTTCATCCCTCTAAATTTTCCAGGATCTAACTCGGTGACAAGACAGCCCTTTTTCCACTCATACTTTACAAATTTATAAAATTCTTCAAGAAGCTTATCCTTACTATATCCTATCGCCCTAAGCAATGTTGAAACATGAATTTTTCTTTTTCTATCTATTCTAAAGTATAGTATATCTTTAGTATCAAATTCAAAATCAATCCAAGAACCTCTATACGGTATAATCCTAGCAGAATAAATATATTTCCCAGAACTGGAATTTTTCCCTTCGTCATGAGTGTAAAAAACGCCGGGAGAACGATGCAATTGCGAAACTATAACTCTTTGAGCTCCGTTAATAATGAATGTGCCTTTATCAGTCATTAATGGGATATCACCCATATACACTTCCTGCTCTTTTATTCCCTTTATCTCTTTTGTTTTCAACTCTGAGTCACAATCCCATAATATTAAACGCAGACTTACTCTGAGAGGAGATGCATAATTAACACCTCTTTGTATACATTCTTCCGGAGTGTATTTAGGCTCACCCAAATCGTAATTTATGTATTCAAGCTTTGCCTTACCTTCTACATCACCCACCTGAAAGACTGATTGCAAAACTTCTTCTAAGCCTTGCTTTTGGCGATCATTTCGAGATACATCTAATTGTAAAAATTCTTCGTAAGATTTTTTTTGTACTTTTATTAAATTTGGTATACTAACATTGCTTGAAATTTTTCCAAAACTATACCTTATACGCTTCTTAGAAAGATATGAAGACACTCTTTTACCTACGATAATTCATTAAGAAAATTAGTAATAATAAATAGCTAAATCAGCAATTACTTTAAGCTTATTTTTGCTCCAGCAGCTTCTAATTTACCCTTTAATTCTTCAGCTTCACTTTTTGGAACAGCCAATTTAATTGGTTTTGGCGCAGATTCAACAAACTCTTTCGCTTCTTTCAATCCAAGCCCAGTGATCGCTTTAACTTCTTTAATAACGTTGATTTTTTTATCTCCGGCAGATTCCAAAATAATATCATATTCCGATTTTTCTTCCGCTGCTTTAGGCGCAGACTCTCCTTGCGCAGCCACAGCAGCCATTACGGGCGCAGACGCACTAACACCCCAAGCCTCTTCTAGCATCTTAGCCAGATCAGCCGCCTCCATCACCGTTAATTTTGATAATTGATCAACTATTTTATCAAGTTCAGCCATTTTAGTCTCCTATAAATTTTATTGTTTTTCAGCATAAGATTTTATAACTCTAGCTAATTTTGCATTTGGCTCACTCAGAACTCGCGCAACTTTACTTGCAACAGCATTAACTAAACCTATAATCTTCGCTCTAATTTCATTTTGAGTAAGCATTTTAGATAAAGACACAACTTCATTTTTATTAAGTCGTCTATCTAAAATCGCACCACCTATAATTTCAATTTTATCATTGTCATTGCATAACTTTACTAATAACTTAGAAGTAGATACTGGATCATCTGAATAAGCAACAACAACTGGCCCATTAAAAAACTCCTGGGCATTAGAAAATTTCGTATCATTTAGAGCTATCTTTGCTAGACTATTCTTGGTAACTATAAACTTTGAATCAATCTTCTTGAACTGCGATCTTATAGATCTCGAATCTAACACAGATAATCCTGAATTTTTTACTAAAAATATCGCTTCATAATCATTAAACAATTTTGAATAACTTGCGACCAATTTTTCTTTACTAATTCTATCCACTTTTTGATACTTTAATTATGTTACTCTACTATTACAACATGGCTGATAAGCCTAAATCACAAATGACTTTAAGTCAAGCTTTATTGATGGGCCATGAGTTGTAGATAAAAATAAATCTCTCATATACATTCCTTTCGACTTCGCTGGTTTCGCTGACAAAACAGCATTATACAACTCCATAATATTTTCTTTTATTTTCTTCTGTTCAAATCCTAATTTTGCTATACCAGCATGAATAATTCCACTTTTATCTACTCTGAATTCTACTTGACCTTTCTTAATATTCTGCACTGTGGATTTAATATCGTCTGAAACCGTCCCAAGCTTAGGATTAGGCATAAGCCCTTTTGGCCCAAGCAATTTACCGATCGCACTTACTTTTGGCATCATACCAGGAGTAGATACGCATACATCAAAATCAAAAAAACCACCTTTAATTTTTTCGATTAAATCTTCACTACCAACCTCTTCAGCTCCAGAACTTTGCGCCTCCTTAATTCTAGATGACTCAATTATAACCACGACTTTTTTCTCCTTACCAAGCCCATGAGGCATAGCCACAGCACCTCTAACCATTTGATCAGATTGCTTAGCATCGATTCCTAACTTCATAATGAACTCAATAGTTTCATCAAATTTCGCACTATGCTTTTCTAAATAATCTTTTAAAAAGAAAGATATAGCTTCATCCAAAGTGTAATTTTTACTTTCATCTATTAACTTCTTTGCATTTTCAATTCTTTTACCCATGTGCTTTACCTATAAATATTTAATCAACTATACTAACTCCCATTGAACGAGCAGTACCTTCAACCGCCTTTGTTGCCAAACCTAATTCATCCAGCCCCATATCAGCAAATTTCATTTCAGCAATCTTTAACACGTCTTCCTTTTTAAGCTTACCGGCACTCTCTCTCCCTGGAGTTGACGAACCTTTTTGCAATCCAGCGTACTTTTTTATTAAATCTGAAACAGGAGGAGCCTTTATTATAAAAGAAAAACTTCTATCTACATACGCAGTTATAATAACTGGCAACTTCATACTTGGATCTTCATTTTTGGTCTTTTCGTTAAACTGCTTACAAAATTCAGCAATATTCAAACCTTTTTGCCCCAGCGCTGGTCCAATTGGTGGCGCAGGATTTGCCTTACCAGCTAAAATTTGCAATTTTATTTGTCCAATAACTTTTTTCACTCTTATTACCTTATTTATATATATTTATATACTTTTCTCAACCTGATCAAAATGTAAATCCACAGGGGTCTCTCTACCAAAAATGGAAACTAAAACTTTTAAACGTTGCTTTTCGTCCTCCACTTCCTCAATAATACCATTAAATGTCTCAAAAACACCATTAACAATCTTAACATTTTCACCAACCTCAAAACTCTTCTTCATTTCTTTGATAACTTTACCCTCTTCAACTTGCATCAAAACCCTTTTAACTTCAAACTCAGGTATAGCTAACGGCGTATTACTCCCACCCAAAAGCTTTCCAACATACTGCGTATTTTTTACTATATTCCAAGTAAGGTCATTCAATTCCATATTGACCATTATATACCCAGGAAAAATCTTTTTTTCCGCATTGATCTTTTTTCCTTTTTTTATTTCAACTGTATTCTCTACAGGAACGACAAAATCTTTAAAAGCATCAGCTACATGCTTTTTTAACGCATTTTCTTTGATTAAACCAATAACCTTTTTTTCGTATCCAGATAGGACATTAATTATATACCATTTGGCAATCAAAACTATCCTCCTAATGTTAATACATAATTAATAGACTTGTATATTGCTCCATCAATCATCAAAAAAAACAGTGATGAGATTATAACCGCAATAAAAACCAGCAATGAAGACATCATTGTATCTTTCATTACAGGCCATGAAATCCTGTATGCCTCAGACCTAACCTCTGTAATAAAATTTAGTAATTTACTTATTTTCACTTAATGCAGTCTAATTTAAAACTATGGTAACAAATCATATTCAAGTTACTTCCAAAGTCAAGCTTTTAATCCAAGAATTGTATGGCAACCACTAAAAATAACCGATAGACAAATTTAGATGTTTTTAAAAAAATACTCGTAATGCTGAAAAAAGTATAATGATATATTCAAAGCGATATTTAATTTAGCAATCAAGTTCAAAGCTCAATAGTAAATAACGGTTCATCATTCATTCCTCTTTACATAAAAAAGAACGTCACATAAAGCCTGAACAAGCAATGATTTAAACTTACAATAGTTTAATTATAAATCAACATGCCCTACTTGATGGGCATTGTATTCATCAAGTATGTCTATGAGTTTATCAGACAACTCTGTTTTTCCAAGTTTAATGGAATGCATTATAGGATTATCACCATCCTTACCCAATTCTACAGGATTAAGTTTGACAAAGCTTAAAATTTGTTCATCTTTTATACCATCTTTTTCAATCAAATCCTTGATTATATCAGCAGATATAGTCTTTATATTAATTTTTCCAAACTTTAATGCAAGATTAATATCGTCTCTTTTGATCAAAAAATTCACAACATTTTTAGAATAATAACCACATTTTTCTAACAATGACTTTGGATTCAATTTTGCAAGCTCTAGCGCTTTATCAATATATGTTTTATCAATTAAAGTACATATAGGGGTATGATAATTGTGAAATCCACATGTATTTGCAAGAACTTTTGGATTTAATTTTGCAAACTCAACAACCAGATCTATTGCATTTTTATCTATAAGATAATCAAGCGCAGAACAACCTGAATAAGATCCACAGCTTACAAGGACAGAGCTAGGATTTAATTTTGCAAGTTCTAGAGCTATATCACTTCTTCCATCAATGATTAACATACAAACTGGAGTAAAGTCTCCGTATTCATCTTTGTATTTAGCCATTTCCTTAATTAAATAAGAATGCTCCTTAGCATAAGATAAAATATTATCTCTATCGCCCTTCTGGATTAAATTTAAAAGCTTGTAAAATTTTGTATCTACCATATCTTCTTACCTAAATTCATTAGGCGAATTGTAGCAAACCCAAAATTAAAATTCAATTATTTCTTTCCCAACTTATCTATTAATTTTTCCATTGACTCAGGAGTGAGGTTTTCATGATAATCATTATTGATTTGAACCAGTGGTGCTGCGACGCATGCTCCTAAGCATTCGACCTCAACCAAGGTAAATTGATTATCTTCTGTTGTTTCTCCTAATTCGATGTTCAGTTTTTTCTTACAAACCTTTGTGATATCTTTGGCACCTCTAAGCATACAAGGCGTTGTTCTACAAACTTGTATGAGGTACTTTCCAACAGGTTGTTTGTTAAACATTGTATAAAAATTTGCAACCTCATAAACTTGAATGGCAGGCATATCAAGTAATTCAGCAATATAGTCCATCGCTGCAAAAGGTATCCAATTATCATGTTGCTCTTGAGCTAAATACAACAATGGCATAACCGCACTCCTTTGTTTTCCTTCAGGATATTTTTTTATATATTCATTGGCTTTCTTGAGATTACTAACAGAAAACTTGAAGGATTTTGGTTGTTCAAAATTGCGCTCTTTAAATATCGAAGACATAATGCATTACCTATCTATTTCTCCAAAAACAACATCAAGACTACCAATGTTTGCAACAACATCAGCAAGCATATGACCTTTACTCATGACTTCAAGAGCCTGCAAATGAGCGAAGCTTGGCGCTCTAATATGACACCTATACGGTTTATTGCTTCCATCAGCTATTAAATACACTCCAAATTCACCCTTGGGAGTTTCCACAGCAGTATAAGTTTCTCCGGGTCCAACGTCATAGCCCTCTGTGAACAATTTAAAATGATGAATCAACGCCTCCATTGATTGCTTCATATCCTTTCTTGATGGCGGTGTTATTTTTTTATCACCAGAGTGTACGTCACCTTTTGGCATCTTTTCAAGGCACTGTCTAACTATCTTGATAGATTCTTTCATTTCCGCCATTCTCACAAGATATCTATCATAACAATCACCATTTTTACCAATAGGTATTTTGAAATCAAGCTCCTCATATATTTCATAAGGTTGAGATTTTCTTAAATCCCAAGGTATACCACATGCGCGTATCATTGGGCCAGAAAATCCCCAATCTAAACATTGTGCTTTCGTTACCTTTCCAATATCAACAAGGCGTTGTTTAAAAATTCTATTTTCATCTAACAACGTTTCCATATCAGATATTTTGCTTGGAAATTTTTCAAAAAAATTAAATATATCCTCTAGTAATTTTTCATCTACATCTTTTGCAACTCCACCAGGTCGAATGTATGCGGAATGAAACCTTGCCCCTGACGCTCTTTCATAGAATTCCAGCATCACCTCCCTCTCTTCAAACATCCAGAATAATGGAGTCATTGCACCAACATCAAGAGCATAGGTAGTTACGTTTAATATATGATTTAAAATTCTTGTAATTTCACTAAAAAGAACTCTTAAATATTGAGCACGCAAAGGAACCTTAAATTTTAACAACTTTTCAACTGCAAGGGCAAAGCAGTGTTCCTGACACATTGGAGAAACATAATCAAGTCTATCGAAATACGGAACTGCTTGAAGATATGTTTTGTATTCAATAAGCTTCTCTGTACCTCTATGCAACAAACCAATATGCGGGTCTGCACGTTCAACAACCTCCCCATCCATTTCTAAAATCAACCTTAAAACACCGTGAGAAGCAGGATGCTGAGGTCCAAAATTTATCGAAATATTTTTTATATTTTTCTTTGCACTTGAATCCACAATCATTAGTATACAGTATGTTTTCAACTTATTAATCTAGGCTACATTAGCACATAGAATTTTTGAAATAAACTAATAAAAAGCTTGAATTAAGAAAAAATAATTAATAGCCTCAGTACTGTAAAATTGTTATTGGCGGTACGTACAGTAAAATTATTATTAAGAGGTACAATTCATGGCAACAAAACTCACTGGAAAACAAAAAGAGGCTGTTTTCTTACTTTCAATAGGTACGCTATTAGAATACTTTGATTTAATGCTATACATACATTTATCAACAATTCTAAACGACTTATTCTTTCCAAAAACCGACCCAATGATTACAAAGATACTGGGGGCAACGGCCTTTTGTATGACATTTGTGCTTAGACCAGTAGGAGGCTATATTATAGGCAGAATTGGAGATACAATTGGAAGGAAACATACAGTACTAATCACAACATTTTTGATGGCAGGATCTTGTTTGACTATGGCAATGTTTCCAACATACGCAGAGGTTGGAATTTGGGCAACAATCGCGATTCTTTTATGCAGGATGGTGCAAGGATTTTCATCCTTAGGAGAGGCAATGGGGGCAGGAGTATATTTAGCAGAAACTTTAAAATCACCATATAAATACATTGCAAATGGATTAATAGACATACAAGCAAGAATGGGAGGTTTCTTAGCTTTAGGAATAGCATCACTTGTGCTTAATTACAACTTCAGTTGGAGATATGCTTTTTTTATAGGAGCTGGGATTGCAGTAATAGGTTTAGTGGCAAGAAGAAGACTAAGAGAAACACCAGAGTTTGTAAGTTATCAAACTAGGATGAAGTTACAAAAGCAATTAGATAATATAATAGATGAAAAAGTAGAGATGCGGTCTTGTTTAGCCATGGCTCTTTCAATAATAGTATTTCCCTTTGGATATTATATAGCATACATGTACCTAGGAGATTTTATGAAGGATAGTCTAGGAATGACAGCTGAACAGGTAATAAATCATAACTTTAAATTTTCTATTATAGATATATCTGTCTTAGGTTTTTTTGTTTATTTATACAGGTATATTCATCCAATTAATATCGCCCTATTATCAAGTTTTATTTTATTATTCACTTTACTATTAACTCCATATTGCTTAGAACACATTCATGCTCTAGGAGGTGAAAATGTTATATTTATTTTACAGGCTGGCATAGAGCAAATAGGAACTATAAATTTGTTGATGTGGATGAAACATTTTCCTATATCCAAAAGATTCACGGCAGTAGCAGCTACTTTCGGAATATCGAGTGCAATTGGGTATGCAATTGTAGCATATGGGCTAATTCCACTTACTACATGGTTTGGCTATTACGGAATTTGGGTACTATTCGCACCAGCAATTATTGGCTTTATATGGGCATTGAGTTATTTAATGAAGCTAGAGAAAGTAAGCGGTGCTTACGATAGCTATCCAGATGAACCGAGAATTAATGACACTGCATTAGAGGAAGGTGATTTTAAATATGAGCTTGATGATGAATATGAACAATTTAGCAGTAAATGCGAATATAGCATAGATCTACTGAATAAACTGGAGACATTAAGTAAGGAGCAAGATGTTAGGTTGAACATAAAAGTGATAGAAAAGGCAATCACCTTTACTAAAAAGTGGCATTCTGGACAGATACGAAAAACAGGGGAGCATCCATTTTATTGGCATCCTCTTAGAGTGGCTGAAATGGTGGCAACATATTATTGCAAAACAGATGTGATAGTAGCATCATTACTCCATGATACAATTGAAGATTCAGAATGCACAATGGAGATTATAGAAAAAGAGTTTAACCAGAGGATAGCAGAAATAGTAGATAGATTAACCAATAATAGGTTTGAAGATGGAGTGTGGATTAAGTTAACACTTGAGCAAACCTTAGAAAAACTAAATAAGCTAGGAGATAAGGAGGCGATGTTCATCAAGCTAATGGATAGACAACACAATCTTGAAACGATAAAAGGATTAAGTCCAGAGAAACAAAAGAAGATGGCACAAGAGACAAATAATCACTTTATAAAATGGATTGCAATTATAGGAGATAAATTAGGAGTCATAGAAAAGATGGATCTTGAAAATAAGATGTATGAACTAGATAAGAAGATTTTAAAAGATAATAAAGAAAACTAAAATATAACGATACTATCTAACCTTGTTATACCAATTTCCTAAAATAACTTGATAGATAAATTAGTATTTTTAATAGGTTTTATAACATTTGAGTTTAATGTACCTTGGATACATGGCGAAGATGATGTAAAAAAATCACCAAAAAGACTCAATTTAGATGTTAAATTATTTAAGGTGGTAGGGTATTACGCTAAAAATTTTTGATCAACCAATCAATTGCTTATTTTAGTCAATGCAAAAAGACATATCTATCAATATTGTTGCCTATTTTATAGATTTAATTATTCTGTAAATTGTATAGATGATTGAAATAAACCTCTATATGTGAAATAAATATATCTAACTGTAATTCAATGCCTAAAAAGTGGAAATAAAAAACAACGAAAATATAAGAATATTTAATGGAAAGATAGCAGATTTTATTCCAGTTGTATGTCATTATAACGATACAACCCTTTTAACTAAAAATGCAGATTTGGTGCAGACTATAGAAATTCAAGGGTTTATAGATAAAGATTCTATCGACCAAGAAAAAGTTTTAAGAACTGAGGTTAGATCTGCAATTGCGAATTACGCAAATGATCCAGATATGGCCATACATTTGCATGTAGTTAGGGATTATAAAAATATTATGCCTAAACCATATCAAGGTTCTGACACAATAGTTAATCTTGTTGAGAATGAGTGGTGCAAGCAAAATAATTGGGATCGACAACTTGTTAATACATTGTATATAACTTTGGTGAAAAAAGGCCCTAGATTAAAACTTTTCAATATTGCAGATTTTTTTACTTCCATAATTTCCTATACTTTAAAGTATAAATATAAATCACATCTAGAAAAATCTATTAATGCTTTAAATGACGTTACAAA from the Candidatus Bandiella numerosa genome contains:
- the rpoB gene encoding DNA-directed RNA polymerase subunit beta; translation: MSSYLSKKRIRYSFGKISSNVSIPNLIKVQKKSYEEFLQLDVSRNDRQKQGLEEVLQSVFQVGDVEGKAKLEYINYDLGEPKYTPEECIQRGVNYASPLRVSLRLILWDCDSELKTKEIKGIKEQEVYMGDIPLMTDKGTFIINGAQRVIVSQLHRSPGVFYTHDEGKNSSSGKYIYSARIIPYRGSWIDFEFDTKDILYFRIDRKRKIHVSTLLRAIGYSKDKLLEEFYKFVKYEWKKGCLVTELDPGKFRGMKIEENIVDANTGDIIFEKGIRVTPRLLKTFEENKVKRNYIASEDEIKRKFLAKDIVNPKTGEVLHESTQEVTQEVVDDVKALGINEIYTLDINNVDSGSFMRDTMVLDKNKDEDQALADIYKVLRPGEPSTPEVAKQLFENMFFDNEKYDLSPVGRMKINKKHDLNIHSDNTALTKDDIVVVVKHLLQLKCGNGGVDDIDSLANRRVRSVGELVENQFRMGLVKMQKSILDRMSSVEIDNIMPHDLVNSKTLMSYIREFFGISQLSQFMDQTNPLAEITHKRRLSALGPGGLTRERAGFEVRDVHATHYSRICPIETPEGQNIGLISSLATYADIDKYGFIESPYRKVKDGYVTEEIIQLTAIEEERYYIAKSSIALDEEGRIVDEVVVCHKKGEVVSVSRGEVDLIDVSPQQLVSVAASLIPFLENDDANRALMGSNMQRQAVPLIKNEAPFIGTGMEKVVACDSGTVILAKRSGIIDQVDSKRIVIKVKDTQESDISGVDIYTLIKHYKSNQGTCINQRPIVKVGEFVKAGDILADGASTDMGELALGKNILVAFMPWNGYNFEDSILLSERLIKEDVYTSVHINEYEVVARDTRLGPEEITRDIPNLNEENLNQLDETGIVNIGAEVNPGDILVGKVTPKTESPLTPEEKLLRAIFGEKAADVRNSSLRVPPGEKGVVVDVKIFTKRGVQKDERAISIERNEIEKFSKDKDDEIKIIEDYVFSRVKGILLGKKIKIKAGSNVIIDNEFFDNLANKDLLSLEIEDEEAKNEVRKLEEFYDNYLKKLEKKYKHRVEKLQSGDDLPQGVLKIIKIYVANKLKIQPGDKMAGRHGNKGVVSKIVPIEEMPFLEDGQPVDIVLNPLGVPSRMNIGQILETHLGWASVALGKKVSSILEKSLKDYQASNELELRNKIKEIYDIQQKNSKKVKSYIDELKGDDLLDLARDISKGVKFATPVFDGAKESEINNILEKAGLEKSGQVKLRDGRTGEYFDRKVTVGYIYMMKLDHLVDNKIHARSIGPYSLVTQQPLGGKSHFGGQRFGEMECWALQAYGAAYTLQEILTVKSDDVSGRIKAYEAIIRGENSFEVGLPESFKVMIKEIRSLGLNMEIIEKE
- the rplL gene encoding 50S ribosomal protein L7/L12, producing the protein MAELDKIVDQLSKLTVMEAADLAKMLEEAWGVSASAPVMAAVAAQGESAPKAAEEKSEYDIILESAGDKKINVIKEVKAITGLGLKEAKEFVESAPKPIKLAVPKSEAEELKGKLEAAGAKISLK
- the rplJ gene encoding 50S ribosomal protein L10; the protein is MDRISKEKLVASYSKLFNDYEAIFLVKNSGLSVLDSRSIRSQFKKIDSKFIVTKNSLAKIALNDTKFSNAQEFFNGPVVVAYSDDPVSTSKLLVKLCNDNDKIEIIGGAILDRRLNKNEVVSLSKMLTQNEIRAKIIGLVNAVASKVARVLSEPNAKLARVIKSYAEKQ
- the rplA gene encoding 50S ribosomal protein L1, with amino-acid sequence MGKRIENAKKLIDESKNYTLDEAISFFLKDYLEKHSAKFDETIEFIMKLGIDAKQSDQMVRGAVAMPHGLGKEKKVVVIIESSRIKEAQSSGAEEVGSEDLIEKIKGGFFDFDVCVSTPGMMPKVSAIGKLLGPKGLMPNPKLGTVSDDIKSTVQNIKKGQVEFRVDKSGIIHAGIAKLGFEQKKIKENIMELYNAVLSAKPAKSKGMYMRDLFLSTTHGPSIKLDLKSFVI
- the rplK gene encoding 50S ribosomal protein L11 — translated: MKKVIGQIKLQILAGKANPAPPIGPALGQKGLNIAEFCKQFNEKTKNEDPSMKLPVIITAYVDRSFSFIIKAPPVSDLIKKYAGLQKGSSTPGRESAGKLKKEDVLKIAEMKFADMGLDELGLATKAVEGTARSMGVSIVD
- the nusG gene encoding transcription termination/antitermination protein NusG produces the protein MIAKWYIINVLSGYEKKVIGLIKENALKKHVADAFKDFVVPVENTVEIKKGKKINAEKKIFPGYIMVNMELNDLTWNIVKNTQYVGKLLGGSNTPLAIPEFEVKRVLMQVEEGKVIKEMKKSFEVGENVKIVNGVFETFNGIIEEVEDEKQRLKVLVSIFGRETPVDLHFDQVEKSI
- the secE gene encoding preprotein translocase subunit SecE; the protein is MKISKLLNFITEVRSEAYRISWPVMKDTMMSSLLVFIAVIISSLFFLMIDGAIYKSINYVLTLGG
- the nuoE gene encoding NADH-quinone oxidoreductase subunit NuoE gives rise to the protein MSSIFKERNFEQPKSFKFSVSNLKKANEYIKKYPEGKQRSAVMPLLYLAQEQHDNWIPFAAMDYIAELLDMPAIQVYEVANFYTMFNKQPVGKYLIQVCRTTPCMLRGAKDITKVCKKKLNIELGETTEDNQFTLVEVECLGACVAAPLVQINNDYHENLTPESMEKLIDKLGKK